Proteins encoded by one window of Gopherus evgoodei ecotype Sinaloan lineage unplaced genomic scaffold, rGopEvg1_v1.p scaffold_32_arrow_ctg1, whole genome shotgun sequence:
- the LOC115640963 gene encoding LOW QUALITY PROTEIN: zinc finger protein 345-like (The sequence of the model RefSeq protein was modified relative to this genomic sequence to represent the inferred CDS: substituted 1 base at 1 genomic stop codon), with amino-acid sequence MWKAQALTASTQASSLSVATVQVAAAEEKQEQVEVENAALSQAVTCLKDLVREGSVRENRARRAYSAQVAAVGVKAQGGFPFPKPELIARLERGEEPWVLNLQVCREREILRRAHTGAERGNENEERNHKEDVLSEVDECIICRGGPNDSTVQQTNPNEENPYQCLKCGKGLILRSQLVTHQTIHTREKPLQCLDHGKTFNNRSDLKIHGRSHTREKPSRCLEHKKSFYCKSALITHQRIHTQERPHKCLHCGKSFTRRSHLIQHGRIHTGERPHKCLDCGKSFRYRSVFLSHLRTHTGEKPHKCLDCGKSFRYRSVLLSHLRTHTGEKPHKCLECGKSFMWRSTLVLHQRIHTGERPHKCLECGKSFMWRSALVLHQRIHTGERPHKCLDCGKSFTRRSVLVSHQRIHTVQRPHKCLDCGKSFIRRSDLIKHGRIHTEERPHKCLDCGKSFTRRPALVSHQTIHTGERSLKCLDCGNCFRWKSNLIRHXRIHTVESPHKCLACGKSFMRISDLDLHQRIHTGERPHRCLDCGKSFTWRSALVKRGRTHTGERPHKCLDCGKSFTWRSALVKHGRTHTGERPHKCLDCGKSFTWRSVLVKHGRIHTGERPHKCLDCGKSFTWRSALVSHQRIHTGERPHKCLDCGKSFIWRSALVSHKRIHTEERPHKGLDCGKSFTQRSNLIKHGRIHTASKIL; translated from the exons ATGTGGAAGGCGCAGGCTCTGACGGCTAGCACCCAGGCCTCTTCCCTCTCTGTAGCCACAGTACAGGTGGcggcagcagaggagaagcaggagcaggTGGAAGTAGAGAATGCCGCTCTGAGCCAGGCGGTTACCTGCCTGAAGGATCTGGTCCGGGAGGGGTCCGTCCGGGAGAACAGGGCCCGGAGGGCTTATTCAGCCCAGGTCGCTGCCGTTGGGGTGAAAGCCCAGGGGG GATTTccctttcccaaacctgagctgatcGCCcggctggaacgaggggaagagccatgggtgCTCAATCTCCAGGTCTGCCgggaaagagagatcctgagacGTGCCCACACAG GTGCTGAGCGAGGGAATGAGAATGAGGAGAGAAATCATAAGGAGGATGTTCTTAGTGAAGTGGATGAATGTATTATATGTAGGGGAGGACCCAATGACTCCACAGTCCAGCAGACAAATCCCAATGAAGAGAATCCCTATCAGTGCCTCAAATGTGGGAAAGGATTAATTCTGAGATCACAGCTTGTGACACATCAGACAATCCATACTAGAGAGAAACCCCTTCAATGCTTGGACCATGGCAAAACCTTCAATAATCGCTCAGACCTGAAAATCCATGGGAGAAGCCACACGAGAGAGAAACCCTCTCGATGTCTTGAGCACAAGAAATCTTTCTACTGTAAATCAGCACTAATAACACATCAGAGAATTCACACAcaagagagaccccataagtgcttgcattgtgggaaaagtttcacacgGAGATCACACCTCATTCAAcatgggagaatccacacaggagagagaccccataaatgcttggactgtgggaaaagtttcagatACAGATCAGTCTTTCTTTCACATCtgagaacccacacaggagagaaaccccataagtgcttggactgtgggaaaagtttcagatACAGATCAGTCCTTCTTTCACATCtgagaacccacacaggagagaaacctcataagtgcttggagtgtgggaaaagtttcatgtGGAGATCCACCCTTGTtttacatcagagaatccacacaggagagagaccccataagtgcttggagtgtgggaaaagtttcatgtGGAGATCCGCCCTTGTtttacatcagagaatccacacaggagagagaccccataagtgcttggactgtgggaaaagtttcacacgGAGATCTGTCCTTGtttcacatcagagaatccatacagtacagagaccccataagtgcttggactgtgggaaaagtttcatacggaGATCAGACCTCATTAAAcatgggagaatccacacagaAGAGAGACCtcataagtgcttggactgtgggaaaagtttcacacgGAGACCTGCCCTTGTTTCACATCagacaatccacacaggagagagatcccttaagtgcttggactgtgggaattGTTTCAGGTGGAAGTCAAACCTTATAAGACATTGAAGAATTCACACAGTAGAGAGCCCCCATAAGTGCTTGGCCTGTGGGAAGAGTTTCATGCGGATATCAGATCTTGAtttacatcagagaatccacacaggagagagaccccataggtgcttagactgtgggaaaagtttcacatgGAGATCTGCCCTCGTTAAACGTgggagaacccacacaggagagagaccccataagtgcttagactgCGGGAAAAGTTTCACATGGAGATCTGCCCTCGTTAAACATgggagaacccacacaggagagagaccccataagtgcttggactgtgggaaaagtttcacatgGAGATCTGTCCTCGTTAAAcatgggagaatccacacaggagagagaccccataagtgcttggactgtgggaaaagtttcacatgGAGATCTGCCCTTGtttcacatcagagaatccacacaggagagagaccccataagtgcttggactgtgggaaaagtttcatatggCGATCTGCCCTTGTTTCAcataagagaatccacacagaagagagaccccataagggcttagactgtgggaaaagtttcacacaGAGATCAAACCTCATTAAAcatgggagaatccacacagCATCTAAAATTctgtga